CCGGATTTCGGCGAGACGTAGATCAGGTCCGTGGTCTCGCCGGTCACCGCGCAATTCTCCAGCGCCAGGCCGAAGCCGAGTTCGGCGAGCATCGCGAGCTCGAAATGGATGATGTGCACGGCCGCCCCGCCGATGTCGTCGAAGTCATCGAGCGCGTGCTCGAGCTGCGCAAAGATCTCCTCGTGCGGATCGCGCTCGGGCAACAGCCGCGCCAGCGAGGCCAGATGCGTGACGCCATAGACGCCGTGCGAGGACGCAAGCAGCCCCGCCGCCCGCAACCGCAGGCCTTCGATCGCATAGGTGCCGAGATGCTCGTCCAGCCGCGCCCGCCACACCGCGCGCACGCTGTTGCCGGGCTGGAGCAGCGGCCGCATCCGCGAGCTGGCCCCGCCGCGCACGAGCCCGAGATGCCGCCCGCGCGCGCGCGTCAGGAGCTCGACGATGGCGCTGGTCTCGCCATGCCGCCGCACACCCAGCACGATGCCGTCGTCGGTCCATTCCATGGAACAGACTCTACCGCATTTCATGCGTGCGTAGGGTGGGCAAAGCCAAGC
This region of Bradyrhizobium sp. CCGUVB1N3 genomic DNA includes:
- the recO gene encoding DNA repair protein RecO, translated to MEWTDDGIVLGVRRHGETSAIVELLTRARGRHLGLVRGGASSRMRPLLQPGNSVRAVWRARLDEHLGTYAIEGLRLRAAGLLASSHGVYGVTHLASLARLLPERDPHEEIFAQLEHALDDFDDIGGAAVHIIHFELAMLAELGFGLALENCAVTGETTDLIYVSPKSGGAVSRSAGEPWRDRLLRLPPFLRQGETASELTDQDLQDGFRLTGLFLLRHVLEPRGQGHSDARSGFLNALTRQQAKAIASP